GGCCCGGATGCTGCCGTGCGGGATGTCCAGCATCTCCTGCGCGGCGCAGAACACGTCGTTCCACAGCCGCGCCTCCAGATGGCTCTCCATCTTGGGCAGGTAGTAGTACGGCCCGCTGCCGCGCGCGAGCAGCTCGGCGGCGTTGTGGAAGAAGTGCAGCCCGAAGTCGACCAGCGCGGCCACGCCCGGCGAGCCGTCCACCTCGAAGTGGCGCTCGTCCAGGTGCCAGCCGCGCGGGCGCACCACGATGGTGGGCAGCGGGCCCGGGTGCAGCGCGTAGAGCTTGTCGCCCTGCTGGAGGCTGATCGTCCGGCGCACCGCCTCGAAGAGGCTGCGCTGGCCGCCGACCACGTTGGCCCAGTGCGGGGTGTTCGCGTCCTCCAGGTCGGCCAGCCACACCTTCGCGCCCGAGTTCAGCGCGTTGATCGTCATCTTGCGCTCGGTCGGGCCGGTGATCTCGACGCGGCGGTCCACCAGGTCCGGCGGCGCGTCGGCGACCGTCCACTCGGCCTGGCGGATGGGCGCGGTCTCCGGCAGGAAGTCCAGCGTGCCGGTCCGGTCCAGCTCCTCCTGCCGGCGCGCCCGCGCGGCGAGCAGCTCATCGCGGCGGGGCCGGAAGCGGCGCTGCAGCTCGGTGACGAACTCGACCGCCGCGGGGCTCAGGATGTCGGTCACTCACACTCCCACGATGTGTTCGGGCCGCACGGGCACCCGGGTCAGCGCCGCGCCGGTTGCGGCGCGTATCGCCGCCACCACAGCCGGTGTGGACGAGATCGTAGGCGGTTCTCCGACGCCGCGCAGCCCGTACGGCGAGTGCGGGTCGGCGAGCTCGAGCACGTCCAGCGACATCGGTGGCATGTCCATGATCGTAGGGAGCAGATAGTCGGTGAAGGACGGATTGCGCACCTTCCCGTCCACGACCTGGATCTCCTCCATCAGCGCCAGCCCGAGCCCTTGCGCCGTGCCGCCCTGGATCTGCCCCGCCACGGCCCCCGGATTCACCGCCTTGCCGACGTCCTGCGCGGTCACGATCTCGACCACCTTCACCAGCCCCAGCTCCAGATCGACGTCCACGGTGGCCCGATGCGCCGCGAACGCGTACTGCACGTGCGCGTCCCCCTGCCCCGTCTCCTCATCCAGCGGATACGTCGGCCGGTGCCGCCACTCCACCGTCTCCTCGATCGCCCCCTCCCCGAGAAGATCCGCGATCTCCTCCTCCGAAAGGAAGGGCACCTTCTTATCGTTTTCCGTAGTAGAAGGTGCCCTTCCTAACCTCTCCAGCAGGCGGGTGCGGATGGCCTGGCAGGCGGCGCGTACGGCGCCGCCGGTCATGTACGTCTGGCGCGACGCCGACGACGAGCCCGCGCTGCCCACGGCGGTGTCGGCCGGGGCGATGGTGACCTGCTCGACGCCCAGCTCGGTGCGCACGATCTGCGCCTGTACCGTGACCAGGCCCTGCCCGACCTCGGCCGCGGCCGTGTGCACCAGCACCGCGGGCCGCCCGCCGATCAGCTCCAGCCGCACCCGGGCCGTCGCGAAGTCGTCGAAGCCCTCCGAGAAGCACACGTTCTTGATGCCGATGCCGAACCCGACGCCGCGCACCACGCCCTCGCCCCGGGTCGTGTTCGCGGTGCCGCCGGGCAGGAAGTCGCCCACCGCGGGCGCCGGAGGCCGCTCCCGGACCAGCCGGAGCAGCTCGGCGACCGGCGCCGGGCCCTCCACGACCTGCCCGGTCGGCATCCGGTCGCCGGTGGTCAGCGCGTTGCGCACCCGCAGTTCCACCGGATCCAGGCCGAGCGCGGCGGCCAGCTTGTCCATCTGCGACTCGTACGCGAAGCACGCCTGCACCGCGCCGAAGCCGCGCATCGCCCCGCACGGCGGGTTGTTCGTGTAGAGCCCGTACGCGTCCATGACCACGTTCGGCACGTCGTACGGGCCGATGCCGAGCGTCGCCGCGTTGGCCACCACCGCGCCGGTGCTGGACGCGTACGCGCCCCCGTCGAGCAGGATGCGCGCCTTGACGTAGACGACCCGGCCGTCGGCGTCGGCGCCGTGCTCGTAGCGCAGCCGCGCCGGGTGCCGGTGCACGTGTCCGAAGAACGACTCCTCGCGGCCGTACACCATCTTCACCGGGCGGCCCGTGCGCAGCGCCAGCATGCAGGCGTGCACTTGCATGGACAGGTCCTCGCGCGCGCCGAACGCGCCGCCCACCCCGGCCAGGGTGAGCCGCACCTTCTCGGGCGGCAGGCCCAGGCACGCGGCGACCTGCCGCTGGTCCACGTGCAGCCACTGGGTGGCGATGTACAGGTCGATCCCGCCGTCCTCGGCGGGCACGGCCAGGCCGGACTCCGGGCCGAGGAAGGCCTGGTCCTGCATGCCGACCTCGTACTCGCCCGTCACCACCACCGCGGCCGTGGCGTGCGGGTCGCCGCGCCGGATCGGCACGTGGCGCAGCAGGTTCGGCCGGTCCGCGTGCACCTGCGGACCGGCCGGGTCGAGGGCCGCCTCCAGCTCCGTCACCGGGTCGAGCACGTCGTAGCCGACCTCGACCAGGGCGGCCGCGCGGCGCGCGGTCTCCGGATGGTCGGCGGCCACGATCACGATCGGCTCACCCTGGTAACGGATCTCCCGGGCGGCGAGCACCGGCTGATCGACGTGCTCCAGGCCGTACAGCGGCGCGCCCGGCACGTCCTCGTGGGTCAGCACGGCGTACACGCCCGGCACCCGCAGCGCCGGGCCGATGTCCAGCGCGGTGATCCGCGCTCGGGGGTGCGGGCTGCGCAGCGTCGCGCCCCACAGCATGTCGTCGGCCCACAGATCCGACGAGAACGCGAACTCGCCGGTCACCTTCAGCCGCCCGTCCGGCCGCTGCGGACTCGCCCCCACCCCACCGTCCACCGCCGCCGGCAGCCCCACATGCACCGTGGTCATCGGCCCGCCTTTCGCAGCAGGGTGCGGCTGACCCGGGTGAGGTCGCGGGCCAGGGAGTCCTCGTCGGCGTGGATCAGTCGGCCGCTACGCACCACGAGCTGCCCGCCGACGAGCACCGCCTCGACCGGGGCGGGCGGGCCGAAGACCAGCGCCGCGACCGGATCCTCGATGCCGGCGTGGCCGAGGCCGTCCAGGCGCCACAGCACGACGTCGGCGAGCTTGCCCGGCTCCAGGCTGCCCAGCTCCCCGTCGCGGCCCAGGCAGCGGGCCCCGCCGGTGGTGCCCAGGACCAGCGCCTCACGGGCGGTGAGCGCGGCCGGGCCGCCCCGCAACCGGGCCGCGAGCATCGCCTGCCGCAGCTCCGGCCCCAGCTCCCCGGCCTCCTGCGAGGCGGCGCCGTCGACGCCCAGCCCGACCGGCGCGCCCGCGTCGAGCAGGTCGCGCACCCGCGCGGTCCCGGCCCCGAGCCGGGCGTTGGAGCTGGGACAGTGCGCCACGCCGGTGCCGGTGGCGCCGAGCCGGGCCACCGCGCCGTCGTCGAGGTGTACGCCGTGCGCGAGCCACACGTCGTCGCCGAGCCAGCCGAGCTTCTCGGCGTACTCGACGGGCGTGCAGCCGAAGCGCTCGCGGCAGAACGCGTCCTCCTCGACCGTCTCGGCCAGGTGCGTGTGCAGGCGCACCCCGTGCGCCCGCGCCAACGACGCGGCCTCGCGCATCAGGTCGGAGGTGACCGAGAACGGCGAGCACGGCGCGACCGCGACGCGCATCCGCGACGACGGCGACGGGTCGTGGTGCCGCTCGATCGCCTCGGCGGTCGCGGCCAGCGCCGCGCCGGTGGACTCGACGATGCTGTCCGGCGGCAGCCCGCCCTGCGACGTGCCGAGGTCCATCGAGCCACGGCAGGCGTGCAGCCGTACGCCGATCGCCGCGGCCGCCTCGGCCTGGGTGCCGATCAGGTCGCCGGAGCCGCGCGGGAACACGTAGTGGTGGTCGGCGGCGGTGGTGCAGCCGGACAGGGCCAGCGCGCCGAGCCCGGCGGACGTGGTGACGTACACCAGTTCGTCGTCCAGCCCCGCCCACACCGGATACAGCTCGACCAGCCAGTCGAACAGGTTGCTCTGCTGCGCGAGCCCCCGGGTGGCCCACTGGTAGAGGTGGTGGTGGGTGTTGACCAGGCCGGGCGTGGCCAGGCAGCCCCGGCCGTCGATGACCTGGTCGGCGGGCCCGTCGAAGCCGCCCGCGCCGACCGCGCTGATCCGGTCCCCGTCGAGCACCAGGTGCCCGTGCGGGTATTCGGTGCCGACGGCGTCGACCGTCGCGATCGCGCACCCGTTGACGACGGTTCTCATGCCGCCCCCGCCCCGTCCGCGGCGGCCAGCCGTACCGCGTCCATGATCTTCTCGTAGCCGGTGCAGCGGCACAGGTTCCCGGCCAGCGCCTCGCGGATCTCCGGGTCGCTGGGGTGCGGGTTGTGGGCCAGCAGGTCGTGCACCGAGACGATGAGGCCCGGCGTGCAGAAGCCGCACTGCACCGCGCCCGCCCGCAGGAACGCGCGCTGCACCGGGTCGAGCCCGCCCTCGGGGGCGAGCCCCTCGACGGTCCGGATGTCGCGCCCGGCGGCCTGGCCCGCGGCGACCAGGCAGGCGCAGACCGCGGTGCCGTCCAGGTACACCGTGCACGAGCCGCATTCGCCCTGCTCGCAGGCGTTCTTGCTGCCGGGCAGGCCGAGCCGCTCACGGAGCACGTAGAGCAGGCTCTCGCCCTCCCAGACGTCGTCGGCGGTCCGGTCCACTCCGTTGACCGTGCACCTCACCCGCATAGGTCCCTCCAGGCCCAGGTCAGCGTGCGCCGTGCCAGCACGGCGAGCGCGTGGCGGCGGTACGCGGCCGTGCCGCGCACGTCGTCGATCGGGGCGGCGGCCGCCGCGACCAGCTCCCCGAAGCGCCGTACGACGTCGGGGTCGAGCGCGCCGAGGGTGTCCCAGGGCAGCTCCCCGGCGGCGAACGACTCCGCCTCGGCGGCCCGGCGCGGGGTGGGCGCGGCCGAGCCGATCCCGGTGCCGACCGCGCGCCGGTCCGGGTGCAGGGCCAGCGCGAACGAGCTGACCGCGATCACCATCGCGTTCCGGGTGCCGATCTTCGAGAACTGCTCGGGGCCGGCGGCGGGGCGCACCAGCACGGCCGCGATCAGCTCGTCGGGCGCGAGCACGCTGCGCTTGGGCCCGGTGAAGAACTCGTCGACGGGGACCAGCCGGGTGCCGCGTACCGACGCCAGCTCGACCCGGGCCCCCGCGGCCAGCAGCGGCGGATGGGCGTCACCGGCCGGGGAGGCCGAGCCGAGGTTGCCGCCGACCGTGCCCCGGTTGCGGATCTGCGGCGAACCGACCGTGCGCGCGGCCATGGCCAGCCCCGGCAGGCGGTCGCCCAGCTCCGCCATGATGCGCGCGTAGCTGACTCCGGCACCGAGGCGCAGCATGCCGCTGTCGAGGTCCCAGGTGCTCAGCTCGCCGATCCGGGTCAGGTCGAGCAGCGCCGGGGGCC
The Catellatospora sp. IY07-71 DNA segment above includes these coding regions:
- the pucD gene encoding xanthine dehydrogenase subunit D, which gives rise to MTTVHVGLPAAVDGGVGASPQRPDGRLKVTGEFAFSSDLWADDMLWGATLRSPHPRARITALDIGPALRVPGVYAVLTHEDVPGAPLYGLEHVDQPVLAAREIRYQGEPIVIVAADHPETARRAAALVEVGYDVLDPVTELEAALDPAGPQVHADRPNLLRHVPIRRGDPHATAAVVVTGEYEVGMQDQAFLGPESGLAVPAEDGGIDLYIATQWLHVDQRQVAACLGLPPEKVRLTLAGVGGAFGAREDLSMQVHACMLALRTGRPVKMVYGREESFFGHVHRHPARLRYEHGADADGRVVYVKARILLDGGAYASSTGAVVANAATLGIGPYDVPNVVMDAYGLYTNNPPCGAMRGFGAVQACFAYESQMDKLAAALGLDPVELRVRNALTTGDRMPTGQVVEGPAPVAELLRLVRERPPAPAVGDFLPGGTANTTRGEGVVRGVGFGIGIKNVCFSEGFDDFATARVRLELIGGRPAVLVHTAAAEVGQGLVTVQAQIVRTELGVEQVTIAPADTAVGSAGSSSASRQTYMTGGAVRAACQAIRTRLLERLGRAPSTTENDKKVPFLSEEEIADLLGEGAIEETVEWRHRPTYPLDEETGQGDAHVQYAFAAHRATVDVDLELGLVKVVEIVTAQDVGKAVNPGAVAGQIQGGTAQGLGLALMEEIQVVDGKVRNPSFTDYLLPTIMDMPPMSLDVLELADPHSPYGLRGVGEPPTISSTPAVVAAIRAATGAALTRVPVRPEHIVGV
- a CDS encoding 8-oxoguanine deaminase, with translation MRTVVNGCAIATVDAVGTEYPHGHLVLDGDRISAVGAGGFDGPADQVIDGRGCLATPGLVNTHHHLYQWATRGLAQQSNLFDWLVELYPVWAGLDDELVYVTTSAGLGALALSGCTTAADHHYVFPRGSGDLIGTQAEAAAAIGVRLHACRGSMDLGTSQGGLPPDSIVESTGAALAATAEAIERHHDPSPSSRMRVAVAPCSPFSVTSDLMREAASLARAHGVRLHTHLAETVEEDAFCRERFGCTPVEYAEKLGWLGDDVWLAHGVHLDDGAVARLGATGTGVAHCPSSNARLGAGTARVRDLLDAGAPVGLGVDGAASQEAGELGPELRQAMLAARLRGGPAALTAREALVLGTTGGARCLGRDGELGSLEPGKLADVVLWRLDGLGHAGIEDPVAALVFGPPAPVEAVLVGGQLVVRSGRLIHADEDSLARDLTRVSRTLLRKAGR
- a CDS encoding (2Fe-2S)-binding protein, whose product is MRVRCTVNGVDRTADDVWEGESLLYVLRERLGLPGSKNACEQGECGSCTVYLDGTAVCACLVAAGQAAGRDIRTVEGLAPEGGLDPVQRAFLRAGAVQCGFCTPGLIVSVHDLLAHNPHPSDPEIREALAGNLCRCTGYEKIMDAVRLAAADGAGAA
- a CDS encoding xanthine dehydrogenase family protein subunit M — protein: MDFLNPVTWADALKMKAERPDAVPIAGGTDVMVELNFHRRRPPALLDLTRIGELSTWDLDSGMLRLGAGVSYARIMAELGDRLPGLAMAARTVGSPQIRNRGTVGGNLGSASPAGDAHPPLLAAGARVELASVRGTRLVPVDEFFTGPKRSVLAPDELIAAVLVRPAAGPEQFSKIGTRNAMVIAVSSFALALHPDRRAVGTGIGSAAPTPRRAAEAESFAAGELPWDTLGALDPDVVRRFGELVAAAAAPIDDVRGTAAYRRHALAVLARRTLTWAWRDLCG